The Drechmeria coniospora strain ARSEF 6962 chromosome 02, whole genome shotgun sequence genome has a segment encoding these proteins:
- a CDS encoding endochitinase precursor, translating into MPSMLLKSFTLALAASLASLGLAAPNPVDTASAAGAAADAYSNAVFFSNRGIYKQKYQPQDLPLSDITHVFYSFVGVLSNGTVVSVDRHADLQKKYLHHAWERSGTNAYGCVKELYLLKKHNRMTKTILSVGGWGSSRIFRAVAATKTGRDVFAKSAVEFMKDWGFDGIDIDWKYAENAKEADDMLLLLHAIRDEMDRYAVKFAAGHHFELSMAAPAGADKYKHYRLGELGQLVDRINLIAYDFAGIWSKTSGHQANLHADGKQAASASVEGAVRHYLDAGVPSSKMHLGMPTYGRSFEATSGIGMPFTGVGKGSWEPGMWDYKVLPKSGATVRFDNVSMAAYSYDAATNELISFDTTQTVEGKVAYLKSKGLGGSMFWEASADRKGNSSLVGASHRALGRLDTSQNWLEYPDSKYDNIRNGMRDQPAWQLRQVGA; encoded by the exons ATGCCGTCCATGCTCCTCAAGTCCTTCACGCTGGCACTGGCTGCATCCTTGGCGAGCCTCGGCCTTGCCGCACCGAACCCCGTGGACACGGCGAGCGCAGCGGGGGCCGCGGCTGATGCGTACAGCAATgccgtcttcttctccaACCG GGGCATATACAAGCAGAAATACCAGCCACAAGATCTCCCGCTCTCCGACATCACCCACGTGTTCTATTCCTTTGTGGGCGTCCTGAGCAACGGCACGGT CGTTTCCGTCGACCGTCATGCCGATCTGCAGAAAAAGTATCTGCACCACG CCTGGGAGAGGTCGGGGACAAACGCGTACGGCTGCGTCAAGGAGCTCTACCTACTAAAGAAGCATAACCGAATGACCAAGACGATACTGTCAGTTGGCGGCTGGGGCTCGTCCAGGATCTTCCGGGCCGTGGCGGCTACAAAAACTGGCCGGGACGTCTTTGCCAAGTCGGCCGTCGAATTCATGAAGGACTGGGGATTCGACGGTATCGACATCGACTGGAAATATGCCGAGAACGCaaaggaggccgacgacatgctcctccttctccacGCCATTCGAGATGAGATGGATCGGTACGCGGTAAAATTTGCTGCCGGTCACCACTTTGAGCTCTCAATGGCCGCGCCAGCCGGTGcggacaagtacaagcattatCGTCTCGGCGAGTTAGGCCAGCTGGTCGACCGCATCAATCTCATAGCCTACGACTTTGCCGGCATCTGGAGCAAGACGAGCGGGCACCAGGCGAATTTACACGCCGACGGTAAGCAAGCAGCGTCGGCAtccgtcgagggcgccgtgCGGCACTACCTGGATGCGGGCGTACCGTCGAGCAAGATGCACCTAGGCATGCCCACCTACGGCCGGTCCTTTGAGGCAAcgagcggcatcggcatgccCTTTACCGGTGTCGGCAAAGGGAGCTGGGAACCCGGCATGTGGGATTACAAGGTGCTACCAAAGTCGGGCGCCACCGTTCGGTTCGATAACgtctcgatggcggcctATAGCTATGATGCTGCCACTAACGAGCTCATCTCCTTCGACACGACCCAGACGGTGGAAGGGAAGGTTGCTTACCTCAAGTCCAAGGGACTCGGTGGCAGCATGTTCTGGGAAGCGTCGGCAGACCGCAAGGGCAACAGTTCCCTCGTAGGCGCAAGCCACCGGGCGCTCGGCAGGCTCGACACGTCCCAGAACTGGCTCGAATATCCGGACTCGAAATACGACAACATCCGCAACGGCATGCGAGATCAACCGGCATGGCAGCTTAGGCAGGTGGGAGCCTAA